In Eschrichtius robustus isolate mEscRob2 chromosome 11, mEscRob2.pri, whole genome shotgun sequence, the following proteins share a genomic window:
- the TSSC4 gene encoding U5 small nuclear ribonucleoprotein TSSC4, with product MAEAGDGQHVLGSGGDALPPDPVCLSDSDSDLSLPDDAEVEALSPGAPPGEALGDSGPDEPPSPPRRFPTAAVQPFHLRGTSPTFSQRSHDIFDGLERAARRAPPSAAPAGPGDSGGFRQPPTLSSQPPAGGPSRATRNPTPLRVPPVPDYVAHPERWTKYSLEDVAEVSKQSNRAAALAFLGPQSLAAPSDYVPSFNQNPSSCGEGRLIFTKPVRTGEARLEKRRVPRKAGEPGGGTRGIPGAAGGEGPVELAHLARPGSPEAEEWSRPRGGLQEVGAPEGEAHAGSGASALPVETVGFHSSKKRSRGQFRSKGSSPEAPGAEV from the coding sequence ATGGCTGAGGCGGGGGACGGCCAGCACGTCCTTGGCTCCGGGGGCGACGCTCTGCCTCCCGACCCCGTCTGCCTCAGCGACTCGGACTCCGACCTCAGCCTACCCGATGATGCTGAGGTGGAAGCTCTGTCTCCAGGGGCGCCGCCCGGGGAGGCCCTGGGGGATTCGGGCCCCGATGAGCCCCCCTCGCCCCCCAGGCGCTTCCCCACAGCGGCGGTGCAGCCCTTCCACCTGAGAGGCACGAGCCCCACCTTCTCCCAGCGCAGCCACGACATCTTCGATGGCCTGGAGCGGGCAGCCAGGCGGGCTCCGCCCTCTGCGGCCCCAGCCGGCCCTGGCGACAGTGGGGGCTTCCGGCAGCCGCCGACACTCTCCAGCCAGCCTCCAGCGGGGGGCCCGAGCAGGGCCACTCGGAATCCCACTCCCCTGAGGGTGCCCCCCGTCCCTGACTACGTGGCCCACCCCGAGCGCTGGACCAAGTACAGCCTGGAGGACGTGGCTGAGGTCAGCAAACAGAGCAACCGGGCCGCCGCCCTGGCCTTCCTGGGCCCCCAGAGCCTGGCCGCCCCCAGCGACTACGTGCCCTCCTTCAACCAGAACCCCTCCAGCTGTGGGGAGGGCCGGCTCATCTTCACCAAACCGGTCCGAACCGGCGAGGCCCGGCTTGAGAAGAGGAGGGTCCCGAGGAAGGCAGGGGAGCCGGGTGGGGGCACCCGTGGGATCCCGGGAGCGGCGGGGGGCGAGGGCCCCGTGGAGCTGGCCCACCTGGCCAGGCCCGGGAGCCCGGAGGCCGAGGAGTGGAGCAGACCCCGGGGGGGCCTGCAGGAGGTGGGTGCACCCGAGGGGGAGGCCCACGCGGGGTCTGGGGCCAGCGCCCTGCCGGTGGAGACGGTGGGCTTCCACAGCAGCAAGAAGCGGAGCAGGGGCCAATTCCGGAGCAAGGGCAGCAGCCCCGAGGCCCCAGGCGCGGAGGTCTGA
- the CD81 gene encoding CD81 antigen, which produces MGVEGCTKCIKYLLFVFNFVFWLAGGVILGVALWLRHDPQTTNLLYLELGDRPAPNTFYVGIYILIAVGAVMMFVGFLGCYGAIQESQCLLGTFFTCLVILFACEVAAGIWGFVNKDQIAKDVKQFYDQALQQAIMDDDANNAKAVVKTFHETLNCCGSNALTTVTTSVFKNSLCPSGGNVISNLLKEDCHGKIDELFSGKLYLIGIAAIVVAVIMIFEMILSMVLCCGIRNSSVY; this is translated from the exons ATGGGGGTGGAGGGCTGCACCAAGTGCATCAAGTACCTGCTCTTCGTCTTCAATTTCGTCTTCTGG CTGGCTGGAGGTGTGATCCTAGGCGTGGCCCTGTGGCTTCGCCATGACCCTCAGACCACCAACCTCCTCTACCTGGAGCTCGGAGACAGGCCTGCACCCAACACCTTCTACGTAG GCATCTACATCCTCATTGCCGTGGGTGCTGTGATGATGTTTGTTGGGTTCCTGGGCTGCTACGGAGCCATCCAGGAGTCCCAGTGCTTGCTGGGGACG TTCTTCACCTGCCTGGTGATCCTCTTTGCCTGTGAAGTGGCCGCCGGCATCTGGGGTTTTGTCAACAAGGACCAG ATTGCCAAGGACGTGAAGCAGTTCTACGACCAGGCCTTGCAGCAGGCCATCATGGACGATGACGCCAACAATGCCAAGGCCGTGGTGAAGACCTTCCACGAGACG CTTAACTGCTGTGGCTCCAACGCGCTGACCACAGTGACCACCTCTGTGTTCAAGAACAGCCTGTGTCCCTCGGGCGGCAACGTCATCAGCAACTTGCTAAAG GAGGACTGCCACGGGAAGATCGACGAGCTCTTCTCGGGGAAGCTGTACCTCATCGGCATCGCCGCCATCGTGGTGGCTGTGATCATG ATCTTCGAGATGATCCTGAGCATGGTGCTCTGCTGTGGCATCCGGAACAGCTCGGTGTACTGA